TACGCCTATTCGACGAACCTTCTGGCACAGGTCGCGGGGGTTCTGGGGAAGGTGGAGGACGCCGAGCGATACGCCGAACTGAACCGCCGGGTCCGTCAGGCGTTCGCCGGGGAGTACCTCTCGCCCGACGGGCGGCTGAGGGCACACTTTCAGGGCGTCTACGTCCTGGCGCTCCACCTCGGCCTGATCCCGGAGGAGCGCCGACCGCAGGTGCTCGGCCAACTGGTGGGGATGATCGAGGCGAACGGGGACCGGCTGGACACGGGCTTCGCGTCGGTGCCCTTCCTGCTCGACGTGCTGTGTGAGGGCGGTCGCCCGGACGTGGCCTCCCGGCTGCTGTTCCAGACGGAGTGCCCGTCGTGGCTGTACGAGGTGGAGCGCGGCGCGACGACGATCTGGGAGAACTGGCGGGCGATCACGCCGGAGGGGGAGGTCCAGCCCGTCTCGTACAACCATTACGCCTTCGGGTGCGTGGGCGACTGGATGTACCGTCACCTGGGCGGCCTGCGGCGGCTTACGCCAGGATACCGGCATTTCGCGGTGCGGCCCGACTTCGGCTGCGGGCTGACCTCCGTCCGCCTGAGCCACGACACCGTGTACGGTCCCGCCGCCGTCGCGTGGACGCGGGACGGGGACAGTCTCAAGGTGGAGGTCACGGTCCCCCCCGGCACCACGGCCACCGTCCACCTGCCCGGCCCGGTCGAGCATGTGGAGGTGGACGGACACCCCCTGAGTTCCGGCGCGGGAGTGTCCGGGATCGAGACGCGGGATGGGGAGGTTCGGGTAAATGTCGGCAGCGGCGTCTACACGTTCACCGCCGCGCTGCCCGACGGGCGGGAGATGTTCAGTCCCCGTGGGGTGGACCTGACGACGTAACTCACCCTCACCACGCTGCCACCCCCTCTCCCCCCCTCCGAGGTAAACCATGACACTCCCCGATCTGAGCGCATCCCCCTTCTTCCTCGACGCCGAGGCGCAAGCCTGGGTCGCCCGCACGCGCGACGGGCTGAGCCTGAGCGAGAAGCTCGCGCAACTGCTCGTCCCCATCGGCCTGCGGCTGGACCGCGCGGAACTCGACCGCTTCCTGGCCCTCGGTGTGGGCGGCGTGTCCCGCTTCGTCACCGTCGATCCGGGGGCGCTCCGCGACTCCACGACCTACCTGCAGGAACGCAGCCGCGTGCCGATGCTGCTCAGCACCGACCTGGAGGGCGGGGAACTCGCCTCGGTCGGCGGCACGGCGGGCACGCCCTACCCGAACCAGATGGCGGTGGCGACGACCGACGATCCCGTCTTCGCCCAGCGGCTCGGGCAGGTGATGGGCCGCGAGGGCCGGGCCGTCGGCTTCAACCTCACGTTCTCGCCGGTCGCGGACCTCGACCTCAACCCGCGCAGCCCCATCGTGAACACCCGCTCGTTCGGGAGTGACGTGGGGCGGGTGACGGCCTTCTGTGAGGCGACGATTCAGGCCCTCCAGGCCGAGGGGGTCGCTGCCTGCGCCAAACACTGGCCGGGCGACGGGATGGACGACCGCAACCAGCACCTCGTCACCAGTGAGAACACGCTGGACCTGCCCGCGTGGGAGGCGAGTTACGGGGCGGTGTTCCGCCACCTGATCGCGTCGGGCGTGAGGACGGTCATGCCGGGGCACATCACGTTCCCCGCCTATGCCCACGCGCGGGGGAGGCCGGACGAGGCGGACCTGCCCGCGACCCTCTCGCCCCTGCTGACCACCACGCTGCTGAGGGAGGAACTGGGCTTTGGCGGCGTGGTCGTGTCGGACGCGACCGAGATGGGCGGCTTCACCTCGCAGGGACGGCGGGAGGACACCGTGCCCCAGGTGATCGCGGCGGGCTGCGACATCCTGCTCTTCCCCACCGACGTGGAGCGCGACCTGGAGTTCCTGCGCCGGGGCGTGGCGGACGGGCGGCTGACGGGGGCGCGGGTGGACGAGGCGGTGACGCGCGTCCTGGCGCTCAAGGCGTCGCTGGGGCTGCACAGGAGCACCGCTCTCCCGGAGGCCAGCACGCTCCGCGCCCCGGAACATCTCGCCTGGGCGGAGGAATGCGCGGAGCGGGCCGTGACGCTGGTCAGCGATACCCAGAACCTCCTGCCGCTCGATCCCACCAAGCACCGCCGCCTGCTCGTCATCCGCCAGCCCCGCCGCACGAACGGCCTGGGCTTCCCGCTGCCCGACCTGCGCGTGCCCGACCTGCTGGGGGAGGCGGGCTTCGAGGTCACGCTGTACACGCCGGGGACGCGGGTCAGCCCCGACGACTTCGACGCCCTGCTCTACGTGGTGGCGCAGGAGGGGCTGATGGTGAGGGACGACCTGCGGCTGGACTGGATGGAGCTGCACGGCAACCCCTTCCGGGCGATGGAACGCTTCTGGGACGTGCTGCCCACGGCCATCGTCTCGCTCGGCACGCCGTATTACGCCCTTGAAGCGCCGCGCTGCAAGACGCTCGTCAACGCCTACTCGCCCGTTCTGCCGATGCAGGAGGCCGTGGTGCGTGCCCTGACCGGGGGGCAGCCGTTCTCCGGCGTGAGTCCGGTGGACGCCTCCTCGGCCCTGCGCCCGGTGCGGGAGCGGCGGGACCCCGTGGTGGAGCGGTGATGGTCGCCCGCTCTCCCCTCTTCACGACTCAAGGAGGCCGCATGTGACCCAACCCCTGCCACCTGCCGACTCCCACCCTCTCACCTGACCCTCTCACCTGAAGGAGCCTCTATGACCTCTCCCTCACTCACCCCCGTCACCACGCTGCCCGACACGACCACGCCCTATGTGCTGGAGGCCGGGGGCGGCACGTCCGGCGTCCTGCTCGGCCAGACCACCCGCATCCTCGTGGGCGGGGCGCAGTCGGGGGGTGCCCTCGCCGTCGTCATGGTCCTCGGGCCGAAGGACAAGCCCATCCCCTTCCACAGCCACCGGGAGGCGCGCGACACCTTCCTCGTCACGCGCGGGCAGATGCAGCTCTGGGCGGACGGGGAGAGTCACGTCCTCAATCCCGGCGACTTCGCCTACGTCGCCCCCGGCAGCCCGCACGCCTACGGCTTCCTCGGGCAGCGGACGGAGATGGTCGGCGCGATCACTCCCGGCGGCTGGGAGGAGTTCTTCGTCTCCACCTCCAACCCATACGGGGGGCCGGTCTTTCCGCCCGTGGACACCTCGCCGCCCCCCTTCGAGCGGCTGGGCCGGGCGCAGGAGTTGCATGACGTGAGCTTCCGCCGCGACCTCCAGCCCTTCGCCGCCGGGACGGGGCCGATGAACGAGACGCTGCCGGAGCGGGAGACCTCGTACTTCCTGCGGGCGGACTGCGGCGAGCGGCACGTGATGTTCGGGCAGCTCTGCACGGTCCTGGCGGGCGGCGCCCAGACGGGCGGGGTGCTCGGCAAGGCGGTCATCGAGGGGCCGA
The sequence above is a segment of the Deinococcus sp. YIM 134068 genome. Coding sequences within it:
- a CDS encoding glycoside hydrolase family 3 protein, producing the protein MTLPDLSASPFFLDAEAQAWVARTRDGLSLSEKLAQLLVPIGLRLDRAELDRFLALGVGGVSRFVTVDPGALRDSTTYLQERSRVPMLLSTDLEGGELASVGGTAGTPYPNQMAVATTDDPVFAQRLGQVMGREGRAVGFNLTFSPVADLDLNPRSPIVNTRSFGSDVGRVTAFCEATIQALQAEGVAACAKHWPGDGMDDRNQHLVTSENTLDLPAWEASYGAVFRHLIASGVRTVMPGHITFPAYAHARGRPDEADLPATLSPLLTTTLLREELGFGGVVVSDATEMGGFTSQGRREDTVPQVIAAGCDILLFPTDVERDLEFLRRGVADGRLTGARVDEAVTRVLALKASLGLHRSTALPEASTLRAPEHLAWAEECAERAVTLVSDTQNLLPLDPTKHRRLLVIRQPRRTNGLGFPLPDLRVPDLLGEAGFEVTLYTPGTRVSPDDFDALLYVVAQEGLMVRDDLRLDWMELHGNPFRAMERFWDVLPTAIVSLGTPYYALEAPRCKTLVNAYSPVLPMQEAVVRALTGGQPFSGVSPVDASSALRPVRERRDPVVER
- a CDS encoding quercetin 2,3-dioxygenase, which translates into the protein MTSPSLTPVTTLPDTTTPYVLEAGGGTSGVLLGQTTRILVGGAQSGGALAVVMVLGPKDKPIPFHSHREARDTFLVTRGQMQLWADGESHVLNPGDFAYVAPGSPHAYGFLGQRTEMVGAITPGGWEEFFVSTSNPYGGPVFPPVDTSPPPFERLGRAQELHDVSFRRDLQPFAAGTGPMNETLPERETSYFLRADCGERHVMFGQLCTVLAGGAQTGGVLGKAVIEGPRGARMPAHVHRGTHEVLYVLDGRLRVTLDGAETVAHPGDCVNIPAGCVHGYTLEGSSTRLLTMNAGAGIEQLFAVAGEAWAYPVFPDGSPAPGDQPDLARAEQTLDISFVPSESA